Sequence from the Cucumis sativus cultivar 9930 chromosome 1, Cucumber_9930_V3, whole genome shotgun sequence genome:
ttttattaaattatttattatgttttctctttccttattatattttatttctttgcaaagttaaaagaaagagttttcttctttttatttttaaaaaataaattgaataggTAATTCCATCAAACCCGTAATTAGTTATCAAACaatgatttatttaatgtACAACACCATGTTAAAATGAACCTAAGGTTTGATGCTAAATAATAGgagacaaatatatatatataaaaaatagagataaatttatttatttaacgattttaaacaaaatttcatagaATATTCCCATAatcaattactaaaaatagtcaaatgagataaattaatttcttaaaaatgaaatgcgCTAATTTGTCTCACATTGAAATATTTTCGTTTGTCAAACATGTTCATATATGTGACAAATACCACAAGGTATAGGAAACTAATCCATGGAATCAAAGTTATGCATATCATTTTATTACTACTTAGCTCGTGTATTGCATTATTATACTATAAAGTTATGATCTACCAACTAGGAActtcaatttatataattaaccaCAATTTCTAGCAATAcactattttgtaaataatttaatcgGAATCCACAAATTTAGAAGTCGAAAAAGtactaaaaactaaatataaactaGAAAAAAAGAGGTCGAAGGGAAATCAAGGGAGGTGTGGTAATAGtaatcaaatatcatttcattCCCACTTTTCCAGTTTATATTATTGGAACAAATAAGATTGTCTATAGCAGGTTAGATCCATTGATGATGGGATCATTCAATCTCAATCTCGGTCGGGCCATCCTCTTGTACAGATCCTTGAGTATCAACTTCCTCCCTCAGTCCAGCTGATTCCACTGTCTTCTTAACCCATTCCTTTAGTGGATCTTCGTTCAAATCAAGCCTTAAAAGTCCCGCAAATAGCCCACCTGCAAACGCCACTGGCTCCTACAACAAGTCAAATTACTTTACTTTCACATCATATGTTTGATTATGAGCTACAAAAAGACATGGAAAAATTGGAGTTGGTAAAGTGAGTGTTTTCATCTAAAGAATTCATACCTCCCAGGCCCAGCTATTGGAAGCCTCAACATCTAATTCTATATAGTTCAGAAGGAACCATGCCAAAAGAGAATCCTAATGCATTGGTTACAGTTTGAACTGGGCTTGCCTATTTAGttataaatgatgaaaaacCAATAAACACTCAAACATTCAGTCTCAACAAGTGATTGGGACTGATTCAATTCTATGGAAATGTAAACAgtctttacttttcatttcagCAGTCTCTATAGCAgtaaaatttttgtaaaacaaCCAACAGTATGGGCTTGTTTGCATTGTGTAAGCACTTTATCCAAACACATCCAGTATCCTCACAACTGAACCTGGTGCCAAATAGTTAGTTAAAAGATACCAGAGTGTGAAAGTGAGTGCACCATGGTGACAACGACGAGCCTTAGAGATGAGATGTTAATACAGTAAGCTTTCTAGCAACTTTCAATCTTACTAAATAACAAGGCAAGAATCAGCGAACTAAATGTGTTGAAGCACCAATACTGGATTCTTTCAGCCAGAACAGGACTCATCAATCTAGAGGGAATCCATTGGAACATTTCCTACTTAGAGACATGGATGGAAAGAATTTGAATAACAACCAAGCAGTGTAGCGACACAATTGAGGGGAAAATCTGAGCAGGGGCCGGTGTACGGTGAAATGAGTTTCCAGTCTTTTGTATGGTATGAAATTATGAATCAGGTAGAACTTTATAAGAGGAGGTTTTTTCTCGGAGATAAGTAGCTAGAGTGGCGTACACCTTTTGGATTAATCTGTGAATGCTCTGTCACTGAGGTAGCAGGAAACAAAGAAACCAATCCAACAACTGTCTTATTAACTTCTTCCTCTAGAATTTTGGTTCTACAAGGTAACCAATATAGATTCATAAATGTGAAGAACATGGTTTCAAACTTTAAAGGATTTGTGAAAGTGAAGCAACTTAAAGATATCCTCTAGTTAGAAAATACTAAATTGCCAAAATTTCCATTGCAAGTGTGCATTACTCCCTGCCGAAGTTCTCTATTGCTTAAAGTTTACAAATCATAAACATCTTTATGCAATTTTCTGAACAAATAACCTTCCAGATCATAAAGGGATATAATTTTTCTCCTTTGAAGTTAGTTCGAGGTTATTATTGGCAGATCAAAAAAGCTGACTCAACTGTCCGACATAGTTCTAATACTTTCAACATGACAtgactagaaaaaaaatttagattcatGCATCCATCTATCCCAACTCGCACTTGTagaccaaatttgtaattctACTTGAAGATAATCAGTCTTTTAAGTGCTATGGGAATACAATGGGAAATTAATCGAATCCTCCATATTTTGAACATACTTAGAAATCAAGACCTTAATCCAGGAAGAAACTAAGCGAATGAACACAACAGCCAAAACCCAGGAAGGGTTTTTGATGTACGAGTTAATGGGATACCTTAAGAGCTTCTTTGAGAACAGGATCCCCAACtgggttgaagaaaaaagcGGAGATGCCATTCGTAGAATTGTTGGAGCCGAGACGAAAAAAGCTACTGCGCACAGGTTTCTTGGATGATAAAATGGAATTATGATTCCGTCCCTTTAATTTCCCCATTTCTCCAAACTTCAATagaatcaaagaagaaaatcgaAAACATCGGAGAAGAGACATAAGAAgcaaatataatagaaaagagCGAAAGCAATTGAAGAGTGTAGAAATGGGCATACCAGAACGCTGGCAGTAGAAGAggagtgaagaagaagagcgGCCATGGGTTAATCTCTGATGATGCTAATGGAACAGAGCTGCTTGTGATTGATTGAAggatggaagaagaagaagaagaagaagaagatatttGCGTTGGAATTAAGGTAATGGCTTCAATTCGTCATCATTTCTTCTTACAATTGACCAAACATTTCGAGAAACAACCACATGCCCGTAGTGTTCTTTCTACATTAGATTTAATTCCACACATCCACCGATGAAAATATATacgataaagaaaaaaaaagaagaaaaaaaagcctCAATTTTCCCAGCCACCCTTTTGTCGGAAATAATTTCCAAACAAATACCCAAATATTTTTCCATTGTCTatgtcaaaattaaaatcaaatcatataaaaagagtgaa
This genomic interval carries:
- the LOC101215183 gene encoding UPF0426 protein At1g28150, chloroplastic, translating into MAALLLHSSSTASVLFGEMGKLKGRNHNSILSSKKPVRSSFFRLGSNNSTNGISAFFFNPVGDPVLKEALKEPVAFAGGLFAGLLRLDLNEDPLKEWVKKTVESAGLREEVDTQGSVQEDGPTEIEIE